In Bactrocera neohumeralis isolate Rockhampton chromosome 5, APGP_CSIRO_Bneo_wtdbg2-racon-allhic-juicebox.fasta_v2, whole genome shotgun sequence, the genomic window GATCGCCTTGACAGTGCACCGTCGAACCTTGCGTGAGCATTTGGATCAGATGGAAGAGTCATTTCCGAAAACCGCTATGCAGCAAGTTGAATACAAATTGCCACAGCGCGAACGTGTTATGCGACGTGTGATGGGCATTTTCGCATTGCTCTGCTTGGCGTACACATCCACGTTCAGTCTTTATCCGGCGCTTAAGGCTGCCGTGCAATACTGGCTCTTGGGTGCGCCCGTGTTTGAGCGTAATTTCGGCTTTGCCATATGGTATCCATATAACGCCACCGAAAAGACTTGGGTCTACTGGCTCACGTATATGGGTCAAGTGCATGGCGCATATTTGGCTGGTGTGGCCTTTCTCTCGGCCGATCTGGTATTGGTGGCCTCGGTGACACAGCTTTGTATGCACTTCGATTACATTTCACGTTGCCTGGAAGAATTTGCTGGCCGCTCGGAGAAGAGCAGTGCGCAAGAGGATTTACAATCTTTGCAAGCGTTAGTGGTGAAACATGCCAAGTGCTTGGAGTGAGTGTCGGGCGGTGAATAATGCTTGGGTGGATGATGTTGCTGGTGGCATGTCAATATGCTAAGAATAAGtattatttgctttgttttgttgcAGGTTGAGCGAACATGTCAACAGCATTTTCAGTTTCTCTTTACTACTGAATTTCCTAACCGCTTCGCTGACCATCTGTTTTATTGGATTTCAAGTGACTGCTTCGTCTACAGAagatattgtaaaatatattatttttcttacaacCATGCTGGTGCAAGTGTTTGTAATCTGCTATTATGGTGATGAACTGATGACGGCTGTAAGtgaagatattatttttacacaattttattagtttgtgTGTAGCTTAAGTTTATTGTTCCAGCCTCTTCCTCTCATAAGTACTTCCAAATAATAAGATAATTTCTTCTCCGCAATTTCTTTTTCCTTCCGTGAGTTTTTGACGAGCTTCGCCAATATTTGGGAGCGCTTTCGATTTTTGGTTTGGAACTTGGCGTAATAGAGAACTTATTCAAGTTAAGTTTAAGTTGGTATTACCAATACGGAGTAACTCCCTTGTATTATTTCTATCCTTAGCGAGTTTCTTAATGATCGTGCTGGGCgtcagaaagttttttttatttcatttctattGCATTCTCTGTGAATTTCATGAATAATTCGCAGAATATTTCTCCGGAACACACCAAGCGTCAACTCATCGTATGCTATCATATCTTCCGTTTCAACATCACATTCTGAACGTGTATGATGAAGTACTTTTGCAGTACCACATAAGAGACTTAAGTTTTTGGAAGAGTTATTTCAAGTTGTATTTCAAATATGACATTGCGTCTGGTCAGAATTATCCAACCAGACCAGTCCAGACTTTAAGCAGTTCCATGAAAGCTGTACCCGAATTCAACATAATGTATTTTCTTTCggaaaatatttcgttttgtccGTGTGCACAGCTTCTTTCTACTCTATTTTTATCTAATCCAGAGGAAATGAATTTAAAGGCCGGTGAGTGAAGGCATACTTAATTTTCAGCGGCTCAGAGCGGTTTCCAACAATTCTGACTGTGCTGACGACGTTTAGTGAAATATCATAGAGAGATACTTCATTTAAATATCTTTTCCTATTATGTTTAACTTAACCAGTTGTGGTAATTGCCTTAATATTAGCGACAGTCAAAAGGTGTATAGAGAAACCccttttcaatatacatatatatctacatattatCACAGAAGTCCGGTATTGTAATGAGTTTTTTATCATATACTTTTTGAAGTGTCTTTCTTATCGTTCGTATGggaatataatagaaatatatgtatatataattcatatttttcagaGCCAACGCATTGGCGATGCGGCCTATAACCAGAACTGGTTCGATTGCGACAAACATTATAAACAGCTTTTAGCTATAATCATAATGCGTAGTCAAAAGCCTGCTTCGATTCGTGCACCCACATTTCCACCAATCTCATTTCGAACTTATATGAAGGTGAGTTtagtatgaaatttttttttgtttcaaataaaaatatgtaaataaaagacCTCGATTCCTAATATTCCCAATTAAGAGCTCAAATGCCTCAATTACTTATGAATACCTTTTTGCAATCCAAGATACTAGAATATCATATAGAGTGATCCTTTTTGAGGTTCcctaactttaaatttaatgggaaaaatgttaattattgcCCGAAagcacattctttggcatttattttttggatgttatctctttcaaatgtcagccgcggctacgtctcagatggtccatccgttgagtccaattcaCGACTACTCGTTCGAGTCGAaatgactggtaactggcgatgacacgcgtgatgcttcaaagtctgaatcgaagcgggattatccgcatggactttaggctttacatatttttacagaaaaaaatcctACGGTGTTATTCACTCCATAATTCcgttgattgatgcgatgtgtgggaattgGTGCCGTCTTGCTGAAACCAAACCAaccgccgagatcacgaacctcaatttcaggcatcaaatagtcggttatgtATTATGACGGTTATATTCTCACCggcaaaatttttgaagaaatatggaccgatgattccaccggcccacaaacaacaccaaaccgttgttttttttagatataataTCAGCTCCTTCAACTCTGAAGGTTGCTATTGTCCCAAATa contains:
- the LOC126759761 gene encoding odorant receptor 67c yields the protein MPEARTFSEFIRIPIRFYQTIGEDLYEHRSPHRIRRLLLKSLLYLGFLNFNILVVGEIIYFVKALNSFATVLEATGVAPCIGFSFVADFKQIALTVHRRTLREHLDQMEESFPKTAMQQVEYKLPQRERVMRRVMGIFALLCLAYTSTFSLYPALKAAVQYWLLGAPVFERNFGFAIWYPYNATEKTWVYWLTYMGQVHGAYLAGVAFLSADLVLVASVTQLCMHFDYISRCLEEFAGRSEKSSAQEDLQSLQALVVKHAKCLELSEHVNSIFSFSLLLNFLTASLTICFIGFQVTASSTEDIVKYIIFLTTMLVQVFVICYYGDELMTASQRIGDAAYNQNWFDCDKHYKQLLAIIIMRSQKPASIRAPTFPPISFRTYMKVISMSYQFFALLRTTYSGKGN